TTGTTGCATTGACTAAATATCATGGCTATGAATGAACTTTACCTTGAGCAGCCACTGTGTGTTGTTCTCCATGGAgatctccagctgctccagccTCTGAGCCGACTCGTCGTTGTCCACTGGTCCGTCCTTTTGCACTGGGAAGTTGTAGCTGTCGGCCTGGGTCTGACAGTTCTCCTGCTCCGGCAGCAGAAAGGTGTAGCTGCACGGCCCGTTCTGGATCTGATACTGTCTCTTACCAGCAGCACTGTATCCTGTCCCCAGACCAAGGCAGAAACTTACTACTAGTAGGTCAACATGCAGCATCTTCATAGTATGGTACTCTTACCTAAGAATATACTCAGTAAAATTATAACTTTTAAATTTTCAAGTTCTAACTCAAACTTCTCTCAATGAACGTGCGTCGGCCTCCAAGTGTAAACAGTTCTCTTGAGGTTCTACGGATTCCTTTTAATAGCTTGCGGTGGTAGGAGGAGAAAGAGCCATCAGGAATTAGAGGTAGTGTTTGGTTCTTAGGTCACCGGTGCCAGACTGCATGTGCTCGCCTTTCATCAAGCCCCCAGCCACTTGTTTGAGCAGCCCATGGCCCATTCTGATTAGCTAACTGTGTTTTTCAACCACTCCCCCACTCACTGTGGCCAGTCACTGTGAAGAGCAGTGAAGTGTAGATTCCTTTCAGTACACACAACACAGGAGCAGATGCACAGTCTACACATCTCTCACTATATCCTctacaaaacctttttttcccGCTGTAGTTGGAACAGCTCTTCAGGATGCAGCTGTCCACCTTCAGGACACTGTGGTAGTAGCAGTGTCCATCCCATTCATTGAAGAATGTTTCCCGGCCTACGACAAATACTCAAGCATCTTTGAACACAAGAGTCAAAGGAAGAACCCTTTGTTTAATGATGTTATTGACGCTTTCTTTTTATACTACATACTTTGCTCTTTTAAGatgtttaatttatattaaaggcaaaataataaaataaatgtgagcAAAAAAATTAATATATAAGGTTTGTTTCAATAATAATGGGATCAAACAATCCAAATGTGATGGTCTTAATGGTAAAAACTAAGTTGGTTGTTATCTGACATCAAAGTTGTCACAGCTTTTATATTTGCATCTGGTTCATGGTTGATTTATGCAATTTAAACTTAATTGTACATGGCAGATCTCTGACTAAAGCCCCCTTTCCTACTGGTCAAACTAGAAAGGTAATAGGGaagaagtttattttcttttacaccaaaatgaTCATGTATACGTTTTTAAATGGCGTTTAAACCTGTGAAAAAAGTGGATTGACTAATTTCCCGTGGCCGatagaggagtttgcctttttgtttttgtcatgtttgaCGTCACAAATGCGCAGAAAACTTACCTAGCTAGGTCAGGGGAGGGAATTTCGATTGCAGCCAAAAGGCAGATGTTAGTGCGTTATTTTGATTATAGGAAAGAGGacatttaacaaatgttttttgagcCGTTACCTTGTAATATCATAACCAAATAAAAGcttcacacagaaaaaacacacaaaagtgaATGTAAACCAGGATGTTTTCTGCTTTATTAAAATTCAGCATTGACATTTGTCCGTTTCAGCTGTTAAAGAGACTAGTGTTTCTAGTCTTCCTCTCCGaacaacaacattttcagtAGAAAATACTTTTGAAAATGAATCACCCCTGGGTTTATAGAAGGAGTGTGGCTCCCAACAACACATAATGGCACAGACTTATCCAACCTTTACCTTGTTAAAATGACGAACCTGCAGGACACAAGTCGAAAGTTTTCTAGCCTTTTTACTGGAAAGTGCCTCTAAAACAGACTCTCAGTCATACCTCCAGCAGCTTTACtcttaaattaaaaagacaaacaggctGCTGTCCATCTCCGCTATATTATAATAGACACATTTATGTCATGTGCCGAATACTCATTTGAACTTAACTTCACCACATTGTCAACCGCATCATATTTTATTCTTTGACAGGAAAGCCTCAGATTTGTCCTCTGCAGTGGGATAGAAATACCATAACAGAATTGTAGGAAGTAGGCTGATGTAATACTTACTGTATATGGGAAATGCAACATATTTGAGGCGCATTACCACAGAGGAAGCACACGTCATCATttcaataacacattttcaGGTGTTTGTCCTGATTAACTTGAACAGTAGATTCGTGCACAGCAGCTCTTgtgtttcaatttgttttaGGGTTGTTGAAAACAAGTCTCTGGGCCACCAGATAAACCACtagatttaattatttgtttatcCTGTGACTTCTGCTGAGCTGTTGAGCACAAACTGAATTTCATTATGCAGAGCTGTTAGGCTTTATTTATCCATATCTGGTGTTGGATATTAGGCTGAACCTTCTGTCCACCCTATCAGTAGACTCACCAGCGTGCATAACCAGACGAACGCTCATGCACTCACCATTAGTGGCTGCAGAGATATTGATTTGGCTGCTGGAGTAAGGAGGGGGGATTTCCCATGTGAAACATTTATAAATTGTTGCtggcaaaataaaaaagcatctCATTTAAGCTGAGACAATCTCAAGAGTGTTTTTCAGAGGAAGCTCTTCACCACCTGTATCTCCGCTCGCTTACAGTTCATTTTTATATGATCCAGatcacattttcattgatttctcagagactaattcatggatcttgataggAAAAACTCAGGCATGTTTAGGAGAGTGAATTAGGGTAACGTTGATTCTTGGGGGAGGTATGAACTCTCTTCTGGCCTTTCTGGTCTACATATGAAGTTAAATACATGCAAAGGCAAGCTGCTGGTGATAGAGGACCCCTGTCTATGCCTGTAAGATCATTTACAGAAATCTTGACCTAAATGGTTAATATGATGACATATTGATTGTGCCACTTTAACAGTCTTCACTGTGTTATTAACAGAAGTAGTGTGAGAATATTAGCGTGATAATAAACAGGTAGTAGAAGCTACTTgaccacacattataaacaacATCATATATTTATCCAACTACTTTAATTCAAATCTCCAAGGCTTAATatggagttcttagcagtgGAATACTCAACATCTgctgtttatgtattttactttttgtttatctCCCTTCTGTTTTCCCTCTTGTGTTATTCcctgttttttaaaaacctttttcctCACAAAGTACACGTGACATATAGTCTTCAATCATTCCCTTTTAAAGAGGACAATGTGGGTTAATGTTAACCTGACCTTGTCTCTGAACCCTCCCGAACAATCCCCGATTATTGAGGTGAAGTGAAAACTGTGTGAACATTGACAAAAGACGAAAAGCCTCAAAGCTCATTTCCTGGCATTCAACTTAAGAGGAGGGCAGATTGGTTCCCTTGAGTTTAGCTACTGACCCCAGCAGATTACCGACCGGGCCTGTGGTGAAAGTGTCACGCAGCAAAACCAACAAGAAACAGaaccacacagagagagatgaagataCTCGTTTAACAGTGTGGGCATAATATGATATTGTAGCTCATCGGAGAGAAAGCAGTTGTCTAAGTTAATGTGATTCGCataaaataattacttttttcaACTTAGCAGAAAATGTATCCTGTGTCAGTTTAAATCAGTTTATTCAGCCATAAACATTTCTAAATGATCAATTCtctaaatgatcaaatatgaatTAGTTTAGGTTTCACCTGCAGCGTGGACTTTTCAGTATTTACTCATATTAACAATAGTTTTTCTTCAAATTGCTTTTCATGgcacatttttcctgtttctcaGGTTCCTCACAGTGACATTCAGCTTCTGCTGTATCACCAGCAGCCACCTTCAGGCCACTTTCAGTACTGAATCAAGATTTCACAGTTATGACTTCTATGATTTTAAAATGAGGTTCTTAAGGGGAAAGGTAGAATATTTTTTATTCCCTAATCTCAGTTTCAGCTCCTgcccccaaaaatgtaaaatcaagTCGTCGTTAGAAATATTGATATTGTGTTATGATGTTATTAGagttattaataaaatgttgataATACTACAGTAATAGTAGCAgtacaaataaaacacttgatcgattattaataattaataatagtaatagtatTGAGTAGCTtgtgcagctctggagtcacAGATACCTGCAGAGGAAGGACATTGAGGAAGAAACTCTGACAACCATTAATATCTCGGTTGTTTAACCATCAGTTTCTCCTCAGATCTGTCGTCTCCAAAGGCACCTGTCTGCCGGGGAGCACCAGCAGGACCTGTTCCAAGATCAGCCGACTATGTTTGTGTCCCAGTACTCCCAGCCGCCCACTCAGTGTCTGATGGAGCTGATCCAGCTCTGTGGAGGAACAGTGTGTAAAACTATGCGGCAGGCGGGTATCTGCATAGGGAGGTACAACGGCAGGAGACCAAAGGGAAGCAGGATCCTGTCGGAGCAGTGGGTGCTGGGTAAGATATGTCCTGCTTATTTATCCGTGTTCAATGCTAAACTCCTTTATCGTGTCACTAATATACGtttctgtcatgtttttgtgatttcattttcagaCAGTATCACACGTCTGAAGCAGCTGTCATATGATAACTACGATTTGGAGTGAAAGCTGTATAATATTTGTTATGGCTGTGATGTTTagtttattgaatttaattCTGAACGGTgcctcacatcacacacaccctcacgTTCAACCTTCAAGTTTCTCTCATGCAACTTTATCGTATTGTTTAGTCTTTGAGGCTTTTTCCCAAATTCTCTCACCTATTCTATTTTCAAAGACTTTGAGTCtatgttgccatggtgacctATTACTTGTAAGGACTATCAACCATTCAACATGTTACTGTGAATCTAGATTAACATTCTGCAGGTCGATCTTCTATTGTATGAATTGTGCAACAACTGAAACATAAGATTGAGAGTGTGATTTTAAAAATACTTTCTGAGCCAGTTCAATACTTGAATGGAGATAAAGGATACTGTATCTTTAATGAAATCTTTATATACGTGTTTTATGTTGTTCgtgttaataaatgtttttttaacttttgattTTAAACATTGGTTTTTCTTATACTCTTCAAGTTGATAGATTTACAAGTGTAGACAGCCTCAcaatcaaaacatatttttatttagttttatatcggtttttttatatttttttaaattatgattttgatttaatgtttgtgtaaaatgtttggAGTCAGTTCTCcccataaaataaacaattatgtCAATATTTTACTCTTAAGTCAGCAAAAAATGACGAATGTCGTTGTGGCTACACCCTTTATCTCCCTACCTTTAgtccaaaaataattaaatcatgtCCGATGCATCagattgaatacatttttttacacaaaatttCATCAAATTGAATTCATGAAGatactattttttatttaattttaactCCCATCGTTGTTTTTGGGGATATATTTGTTGAGTCATCAGGAATCACAGATTGTAGGTATATTTTTCTTCCAGGCCTTTTATTTAGATCATGTCATTTTTCATCCTTCAAACTTCATACCTAACTAAGCCTTGACAAAAAATTAAAAggtaaaaatatattcaaaaagTTATTCCAAACAAATCTGCTTAAGCAATCATACTTGACTGactcaaacaaatattttcttattatatatttttcatcctCCCATTTTCTTTAAGATTACTTTTTATTGACATgtaggaaaacaaaacatttaaacttttaaaaagaGTGGCCGATCCCTTTAATATCAGAACGCCCATTGGCCAGCTTCTCCTCCGTCagtcggccaatcagctcggcCGATGTTACGGAGTGTCGTTACGTAGGGAGGCGTGTGTGACATTCGCCGCAAGAAGCTAGTTCTGAACAGCTAAGTGGAGAAAGATGGaaactggaggagaagaaagaaaattatttatattttgaatatcCCCGCTGACGGTTGAGTTTCCCCGTGTTTCCGGTCGCGTGCACGTCAGAGGAGACTGTTTGTGTCAGATGCGGCGTCAGTTAAAACTTCCCCGCACGTTAAAGCCAGCGCGCTAACACTTCCCGGTAACTTCCTCTAAATGTTCGCAGTTCTGGCTGAGGTCGTGTTCCGGTCCGCCGCACTGCGATGACGAAACTAATCGGATAACAGTGGGTTGTTTGGCTTTTTGTGTGTCGCAGTATGGGAGGCTGTTAGCGCTTAAACCGGCGCGGCTAACTGCGGCGTGCACACAAGGTTACAATTAGCTTTAGCCGAGCTAGCTCTtcactccccctcctctccgcTGCCTCTGGAGCCTCCTCGCTTTCTTATGCTGACTTGTCAGGACAGGTGTGCAGAAAGCGGGCCAGGTGTGGCGCGGGATAGATAGTCTGCCATTTAGCCTGGCCCCGTGCCTTTCTTCAGGGTTTGTCGCTGCCTAGGTGCAGCCAGGGGTCGGGACCATGCTGCTCTCCCTggtcgtgcacacacactcgctgcgGTACTGGTTCCCAGCCACGGTCATGCTGGGAACAGCCCCGGCTTACATGCTGTCGTGGGGAGTCTGGCGTCTCCTGTCAACTGTCCTGCCAGCGAGAGTGTACCACAGAGTAGACGACAGGCTGTACTCCATCTACCAGAGCAtggtcctcttcttctttgagAACTACACAGGAGTGGAGGCAAGTGATCCACCACTATCCAACACACAATCCCATTGTTTCAGATTAAACTGATGATGATAGATTGTTTATTAATCAAAATACCACCACTCTGAGTGGCCTCTGACTGTGTACCTGCGCACTTTTTAACTTGACTTTGATCTGATGTGGTCACTCTGCACAGATCAGTATATTTTTgtaggtttatttatttgacaaatgAAATAACAAGGGTATGATGAGGGAGAACAACCAGAAAGTCTGCATTCTTCTGCCCTGTTGCTGCCACTCCTTGTTCATTTGACTGTGATAGTGTCGTACATATAACCTCAGTCTCTGATatgatgctgtttgtgttgtaagCTGCTTCAGTTGGGGCGCGCCTGAATAGATTAGAAGGAAAGTTTCTCAATAAATTCCTTCAGGATCTATGAAAAGCTGCAGTCTTTGAAGGTTTTTGTAGAACAACATGTCTAGGCTGCAACTAAATCCCTCAAgcagtttaaatatttaaaacaagaaagaaaagtcTGTTTATGTAACTGTACGTCTGTGTAAACCTGCTTTTGTTCCTTTCTCTGTAGATTGTTATATATGGAGATATACCAAAGAACAAAGAGAACGTCATCTACATGTCTAATCATCAATGTacaggtaatatatatatatatatatattacatatgaATGTGCAGCTTTTATAAACTTAGATCAATGTGAATGACGGTGTAAGTATTTATAATCACTCTTGTTCTTTTTAGCTGACTGGATCATCGCTGACATGCTCGCCATCAGGCAGAGTGCGATTGGCCATATCAGATATGTTTTGAAAGATGGACTCAAGTGGCTCCCGCTGTACGGATGGTATTTCTCTCAGGTAATGCTACTCTGAGTATTTGCATGTCATTACGTGAATGTCAGTTGTAAATGAACTGTAAACTTCATTCCTCACTAATCagattctctctttttttagcATGGCGGGATCTATGTCAAACGAAGCGCAAATTTTAATGAGAAGGCGATGAAGACAAAACTCCACACTCAGACCCAATCAGGAGCACCAGTAAGTTTGTTATAAATTGGCGTCTTGAGcgcatgaatatttaatgtcttAATGAAATTATATCTTCACATTTAAGAAAGTTCTTTTATGATATTTTAAGCTTTTTTAACTTTCACAACTTGAATTCAGATTTCTCTGCAGTCGTCTTCCAAAATTCCATCTAAAGAAACTCCCTCtaatcatattatattattaaggCTTCGACATGTATGAATTGAATATTTTGAGCCTTGGTCATTTGATGTTAATTAGATATTGAGTAATGAAGTTCCTGTTACACTGTATCTTAACTGGTGTCGAAACTAAGAGTTCGCCTCTAATCACTTTTTGGGATTAAAGTGAGGGAGATTTGTGTTTTCCCCTctgtgggggtgggtgggtagGTTGTCTACAACAACACAAGTTGTCACATTAACAGAAATTCATGAAATAAGACTGACCCAGAttttgaaatgtatgttttgacTAAACGGTtgaaaaatatttctgaaataatttgtaaaataataCGCAGCTTTCTAGTTATGTTATGAAACATTTGTTGTTTCATCATTATCAAATGTGAGGACTTTGTTATTGTTGAAAAGGACTCAATAATTtgcagcaaatgaaaaaaaatgatgcaTGTATACATTTGTGCACTACTTGCGCTAAAGCATTTTATCAGATAGGTACAACTTCCTGGTAATTGTTGAGTTTGAATCCAAATCGATTTTTAAGGAGTGAGACACTAAAAGTATCTatcaagttttttttcaaacactagAAGTTCAGCATAATATGTTCCTCGAATTTCTGTACTTGGCAGAAATTCCACCATGTTTGGTTCATGCTAGGAATTAAACGTGAAGGAGGTTTTATTCAACGTCTTTTCCTCCCCTCAGATGTACCTCGTCATTTTCCCAGAAGGAACTCGGTATAATCCAGAGCTGAAAAAAGTTATCGCTGACAGTCAGGCTTTTGCTACAAAAGAAGGTACTGGCACGATATCAGCCATTTATGACTTTACTGCTACTCTGTCACATGTTTTACCATTTGTATGTTGCAATGTGTGTTGGAATGAAGAAAGTTGTTTAGTCAGACCTTTTCTTCTTGCCTTAATCCCTGAGAgcagtaaaacaatgaaaatacagagaaacaacaatttgttaaaatattatttggTAGAGCTTATTATAACTGCCATATTCAATTATATCATCATTATTGCATCACTAGTGTTGTGTCATGAACTGGTCGGCTTCTTCCAAAACTCCTTGTTATATATTTAATCTATGGAACTCAATATTTTGAAGACTAAATTCTCAGCTACAACAGAGAATTCAGTGCTCACTCTCAGTATTACAAGAGCTAGTCAGAAAGTCCTGTTTTCCTCTGCTTGAATTTGACAGTGCATTTCATCATAGCTTTATAATTTGACCATTGAATATGTGAGATGTGTCATGTTTATTACGCTGCTGTTGTGGAGTCTGGTTCTCAGGTCAGCTCATAAACTGCATCCATTCCGCAGAGATTAAGCCTATCTCTGGACCGCAGCTCTGAATATCACCTCCCCCCCTTAATCCAAACAAATCGCTGTGTGGAGGCGCCATGTGCACATGACATTATCTGCTATTAGTGAGGTATTAGTAAGCAGAGGATGGATCGACTGGGGAACAAGAGACCGTGCCGAAAATCAATCGGTTacaatgagtttttttttttttttacgctaAATACTAGCTGTATTAATGTCCAGTGAGCTGATGTGACAGCCTGCATAGTTACACTGTCTGTAAACCTAATGCTCTGGTCTGCTCATGTCTTTACCATAGGATTGGCTGTTCTGAAGCACACTCTAACACCCAGGATGAAAGCGTCTCACGTAGCCATGGAGTCGATGAAGGACCACCTGAACGCCGTGTATGACATCACAGTGGCCTACGAGGGAACGCTGGATTCTTCTGGTCAAAGAAGAACTGCACCATCCATGCCAGGTAAGCAGGTATTGGAAGTTGGCCACAGACATCCAGTTATTTGATCATGTGTTCCTGAAAAAGATGTACACATTACAATATCCTCCATTGAACCTGGTTGTACAGCGTGATTTTTATCTGGGTTTTTTACCCTAATgggtccaaaaaaaaaacatcttcgtGAACATATATAACTGGAAGGGCCAGACCCTTTATTAGGGAGTTAGTCTGGTCTAATGCAATCATGACAATGCTCAGCTCTGTGAAATTAAAGCCCACAGTGTAGAAGAAGCTTACAATAAACTTTTTCTTCTGCTTGCCTTTACATCATTCCACTCCAGAAAGATCTGTTCTGCCCAGTCATCGCTCCTTTCCTGTTTTAGTATTTAGAATAAAAATGTCTGTTACTGCCGTTGAAATCGGATCTGTATCTGGAGATCTTGTGCGAATCTGGAAACGCCTATGTTAATTTTAGATGTCAAGACATGCAGAACACGAAGTTGAACAGATCAGCCAAATCCTATCTGGTATTTGGCTCACACATTGATTGGTTAATTGCCAGGTGTAAATACAGGctatttaaataatgaatgacACTAATTCATGGCAATGCTTTCTCTGCTCTGGAACGTGACATGTTTGTTGACCGTTTGAACCGTTACATTTACAGACGAGTACTGTAAAAGACAAATCatataatgaaaaatgaatcacCTTTCCACATACTAGCTTTCCATATATTCAACCCAATATGTAGAAttaatgtataaaataataaaatagtatATCACAAAAGAAGCATTTAACTCCTGATACTATCGCAGATAGACTCtcagctgacagcagctgatTCCCTTTCCAGGGTCCCACAGGCAGTTTATATCAATCCTGCAACACTATGTTGACCCCCTCCTTAATTaatcacaaagaaaacatcacCTATTAACATCTGTGTCTTCCTGTAAACAGCATGACTCCgtgtttttcagatttgattATTCTCTGTTCcggttgtttttaaaaaacaaacaaatacccTCCTGCTGCAGTCAGGAATAAACATTGATGTGTTTCTAGCAAACGgaacaaagagaagcagaaaagCTTTCTTCCCATCACGCACATCCTGACCTCATGTGGTGACTGTGACTTTAGTAATTTCAACAGGAGCTGGGAGCTGAGGCTTTAGCTAATTGACGTTCCTTCTGTTTCTCATCAGTATGAACAGTTTACTTTATTTGAATGTGAAGCTACAAGctgatgtctttttttaaacactgaaaTTATAGTTTCTGAGATTTAAGACTTAATACTGAGTTTTCAAAATATTCAGTCATTAACTGTGATGTCATAATCGAGCAAACTGATAATTGGAGACAACATAACCGGAGTGGCACATAATGCTGCATTCAGGCTGTCTGATTAAGTTTTTGACAATTCATTTGAATTATAGATGTGAATATAAAACTAGAtctagattttattttgatctgcaccaaatggcCCACACTCAGTCACTCATATCAGTCCCCTCGACATGTTAAAGTTGTCCCCatgagaaattaatgaaaaattgaatgggttcttccacAACACATCTGTCCACCAAGTACTACATgctaatctgtccagtagtaaCTGCAtaatctaaaaaacaaacaaacacagaggtaataattaaaatgtaacttGGAAGAAATACTCGGTTAAACTGTTTGATGGATAACTCCACAGTATTATACAGACTAAATTTAGCTTTGTGCTCTGGAAAATGCCTTTTGTCAGAAATTGagaaatatttcatttaaatgctgATGGCATGTTGATTTATCACTGGAATTCCAGGACCCGTATCATACCAGGAGCTCGCTTGTTACTCTCAGAGCAGGAGGATGTGAATGTAGAAATGTTCTGAGTTCTGACCTTATTTTAAAATCCCTATGTGGTCCATGACTTTATCTTAGAGCAAAGAGATCATGTTTATCTGAGAAAGCATTCCGAGGTTCTGGAAGAAGCAGGACTCTCTCCATTCTGTATATTAGAAGTTGAATGTTTTAGATCAGAGAACAGAAATGGTAATGACTACTTTGAATACTCAATCATTTTGGATACTTCTTTGTTCTCATCAAAGAACTTGCTCGCCTTTCCACAATCTAGACTGGACACTTGGTGACTGGGGCTCTAATTTAAATCgctcttaaaaacacattttaatacatttgtttttactgcCTTTGTGGTCTCAAccttcataatttttttttatacaatttccataatgatttaatttttgCTTCTTTCGATTA
The Platichthys flesus chromosome 12, fPlaFle2.1, whole genome shotgun sequence DNA segment above includes these coding regions:
- the agpat5 gene encoding 1-acyl-sn-glycerol-3-phosphate acyltransferase epsilon, with amino-acid sequence MLLSLVVHTHSLRYWFPATVMLGTAPAYMLSWGVWRLLSTVLPARVYHRVDDRLYSIYQSMVLFFFENYTGVEIVIYGDIPKNKENVIYMSNHQCTADWIIADMLAIRQSAIGHIRYVLKDGLKWLPLYGWYFSQHGGIYVKRSANFNEKAMKTKLHTQTQSGAPMYLVIFPEGTRYNPELKKVIADSQAFATKEGLAVLKHTLTPRMKASHVAMESMKDHLNAVYDITVAYEGTLDSSGQRRTAPSMPEFLCKECPRVHIHFDRVDIKEIPPEPLFFRRWLHERFEIKDRLLTDFYESEDPEKISRFPGEGKPSPLNLWKTLPSVTILGGLTLPLLLTENGRKLYARTWVYGTLLGWLWVNVFP